In one window of Arachis ipaensis cultivar K30076 chromosome B06, Araip1.1, whole genome shotgun sequence DNA:
- the LOC107647992 gene encoding myosin-11-like, which produces MMQGTPVNIIVGSHVWVEDPDEAWLDGQVSKITGKDVEVATSNGKKITAKLSKIYPKDMEAPAGGVDDMTKLSYLHEPGVLQNLKSRYELNEIYTYTGNILIAINPFQRLPHIYDAHMMQQYKGAPFGELSPHVFAVADVAYRAMINEGKSNSILVSGESGAGKTETTKMLMRYLAYLGGRAATEGRTVEQQVLESNPVLEAFGNAKTVRNNNSSRFGKFVEIQFDKNGRISGAAIRTYLLERSRVCQVNDPERNYHCFYLLCAAPQEEVEKYKLGHPKTFHYLNQSKCYELADISDAREYLATRRAMDIVGISQKDQEAIFRVVAAILHLGNIAFTKGKEADSSVPKDDNAKFHLKTTAELLMCDLAGLEDALVKRVMITPEEVIKRSLDPQSAAISRDGLAKTIYSRLFDWLVDKINNSIGQDATSKCLIGVLDIYGFESFKTNSFEQFCINFTNEKLQQHFNQHVFKMEQEEYTKEEINWSYIEFVDNQDVLDLIEKKPGGIIALLDEACMFPKSTHETFSNKLYQTFKNHKRFIKPKLSRTDFTISHYAGEVQYQSDQFLDKNKDYVVPEYQDLLGASKCSFVAGLFPPLPEETSKSSKFSSIGSRFKLQLQSLMDTLNSTEPHYIRCVKPNNLLKPAIFENQNIMQQLRCGGVLEAIRISCAGYPTRRAFFEFMHRFSLLAPEIADSHHDEKVVCQKILEKMGLAGYQIGKTKVFLRAGQMAELDARRAQVLSNAAKTIQRRVRTYQARQHYLSLRTKTIFVQSVCRANLACKLYQNMRRKAAAIKIQKHARRYEARKSYRKLHASVLTLQTALRAVASLKEFKFRKQTKASIIIQARYRCHRASKYYKRLKVGAIVAQCRWRGKMARRELRKLKMAARETGALQEAKDKLEKRVEELTWRLQLEKSLRTNLEESKAQEISKLQNSLQEMQGKLDETNALLVKERENVKKVTIEATPVIQEKEVIVEDTAKIDALTAEVERLKTSLETEKQKADEFEKKYNEIQVSSEEKTHKLEDTEKKVRQLQESLHRLEEKIHNLESENQVLRQQALSMSPNKFLSGRSRSIMQRVESGHIAVESKPSLEMHSPSMNHRESSEMEDKPQKSLNEKQQENQELLIRCVAQHLGFAGNRPIAACIIYKCLLHWRSFEVERTSVFDRIIQTIGHAIETQENNDVLAYWLSNASTLLLLLQRTLKASGAAGMAPQRRRSSSATLFGRMTQSFRGAPGGVNLSLINGGMNGGVDALRQVEAKYPALLFKQQLTAYVEKIYGMIRDNLKKEISPLLGLCIQAPRTSRASLVKGSSRSVANTEAQKALIAHWQGIVKSLGNFLNTLKANHVPPFLVRKVFTQIFSFINVQLFNSLLLRRECCSFSNGEYVKAGLAELEHWCYKATDEYAGSAWDELKHIRQAIGFLVIHQKPKKTLDEISHDLCPVLSIQQLYRISTMYWDDKYGTHSVSPDVISNMRVLMTEDSNNAVSNSFLLDDDSSIPFSVDDISKSMEQMDISDIEPPPLIRENSGFSFLLPRAD; this is translated from the exons ATGATGCAGGGGACTCCAGTGAATATCATTGTGGGGTCTCACGTCTGGGTTGAAGATCCAGATGAAGCTTGGCTCGATGGACAGGTTTCTAAAATCACTGGCAAGGATGTTGAAGTCGCCACATCCAATGGAAAGAAG ATTACTGCAAAGTTATCAAAGATATATCCCAAGGATATGGAAGCTCCTGCTGGCGGAGTGGATGATATGACCAAGCTCTCGTATTTGCACGAGCCTGGAGTCTTGCAGAACTTGAAAAGTAGATATGAATTGAATGAAATATAT ACATACACTGGAAACATTCTGATTGCTATAAATCCATTCCAAAGGCTACCTCACATTTACGATGCACACATGATGCAACAATACAAGGGAGCACCGTTTGGTGAATTAAGCCCTCATGTATTTGCCGTTGCTGATGTTGCTTACAG GGCTATGATTAACGAAGGAAAAAGCAATTCAATTCTTGTCAGTGGAGAAAGTGGAGCCGGTAAAACTGAAACTACGAAAATGCTTATGCGATACCTTGCTTATTTAGGAGGAAGGGCTGCCACCGAAGGAAGAACAGTTGAACAGCAAGTTCTTGAA TCAAATCCAGTTTTAGAAGCCTTTGGAAATGCTAAAACTGTGAGGAACAACAATTCGAGTCGATTTGGTAAATTCGTTGAGATCCAATTTGATAAGAATGGAAGAATCTCAGGAGCAGCCATTAGAACATACCTTCTAGAAAGATCTAGGGTTTGTCAAGTAAATGATCCTGAACGCAATTACCACTGCTTCTATCTTCTCTGTGCTGCACCGCAGGAG GAAGTTGAGAAATACAAATTAGGACATCCTAAAACATTTCATTACCTTAATCAGTCAAAATGTTATGAACTGGCCGATATAAGCGATGCTCGCGAGTATCTTGCCACTAGAAGAGCTATGGACATTGTTGGAATAAGCCAAAAGGATCAG GAAGCAATTTTCAGAGTAGTTGCTGCTATTCTTCATCTTGGTAACATTGCGTTTACCAAAGGAAAGGAAGCTGATTCATCTGTTCCAAAAGATGATAACGCCAAATTCCACCTGAAAACCACTGCTGAGCTTCTCAT GTGTGATCTTGCTGGTTTGGAAGATGCATTAGTGAAGCGTGTGATGATCACCCCAGAGGAAGTTATTAAACGGAGCCTCGATCCGCAAAGCGCAGCAATAAGCAGAGATGGCTTGGCGAAAACAATATATTCTAGACTCTTTGACTg GTTGGTGGACAAGATTAACAATTCGATCGGACAAGACGCGACTTCTAAATGTTTGATTGGAGTCCTTGATATTTATGGCTTTGAAAGCTTTAAAACCAACAG CTTTGAGCAGTTTTGCATTAATTTCACAAATGAGAAGTTGCAGCAACATTTCAATCAG CACGTATTTAAAATGGAACAAGAAGAATATACAAAGGAGGAGATCAATTGGAGCTACATTGAATTTGTTGACAACCAAGATGTTTTGGACCTTATTGAAAag AAACCTGGTGGAATCATTGCTCTCCTTGATGAAGCTTG CATGTTTCCAAAGTCAACACATGAAACGTTTTCAAACAAACTGTATCAGACATTTAAGAATCATAAGCGCTTCATTAAGCCAAAATTGTCTCGGACAGATTTCACTATTTCTCATTATGCAGGCGAG GTACAATACCAGTCTGATCAATTTCTAGACAAAAACAAGGATTATGTTGTCCCTGAGTATCAAGATTTGCTGGGTGCTTCCAAATGTTCTTTTGTAGCTGGCCTTTTTCCTCCACTTCCAGAAGAGACATCAAAATCTTCCAAATTTTCTTCAATTGGTTCTCGCTTTAAG CTACAACTGCAGTCACTGATGGATACATTAAACTCTACAGAGCCTCATTACATTAGATGTGTGAAACCAAACAACCTCCTGAAGCCTGCAATTTTTGAGAATCAAAACATTATGCAACAACTTCGTTGTGGT GGTGTTTTAGAGGCAATCAGAATTAGTTGCGCGGGCTACCCTACTCGGCGTGCTTTCTTTGAATTTATGCATCGGTTTAGCCTCCTCGCCCCGGAGATCGCAGATTCACA CCACGATGAGAAGGTTGTTTGCCAAAAGATTCTAGAAAAAATGGGGCTTGCTGGATATCAG ATTGGAAAAACAAAGGTATTCCTAAGGGCAGGTCAGATGGCTGAACTAGATGCTCGTAGGGCTCAAGTACTCAGCAATGCAGCAAAAACTATCCAACGGCGTGTACGAACCTATCAAGCTCGACAACATTATCTTTCATTGCGGACGAAGACGATATTCGTGCAGTCTGTGTGCAGAG CAAACCTTGCATGCAAACTTTATCAGAACATGAGGAGGAAAGCAGCTGCAATAAAAATTCAGAAGCATGCTCGCAGATATGAAGCTAGGAAATCATATAGGAAACTCCACGCATCAGTTCTTACCTTACAAACAGCTTTAAGGGCTGTGGCATCCCTTAAAGAGTTCAAGTTTAGAAAACAGACTAAAGCCTCAATCATTATTCAG GCTCGTTATAGGTGCCACAGAGCTTCTAAATATTACAAGAGGCTTAAGGTAGGAGCAATAGTCGCACAATGCAGATGGAGGGGGAAGATGGCCAGGAGAGAACTCAGGAAACTGAAGATG GCTGCAAGAGAAACTGGTGCACTTCAAGAAGCAAAGGACAAACTTGAGAAAAGGGTGGAGGAACTCACCTGGCGTCTCCAACTAGAAAAAAGTTTGCGG ACCAACCTCGAAGAGTCTAAAGCACAAGAGATATCGAAACTGCAGAATTCATTACAGGAGATGCAGGGTAAACTTGATGAAACCAATGCTCTGCTTGTCAAGGAGCGAGAGAATGTAAAGAAGGTTACCATCGAAGCAACTCCGGTTATCCAAGAAAAGGAGGTTATTGTTGAAGACACTGCAAAGATTGACGCACTAACAGCGGAAGTTGAGAGGCTAAAG ACTTCCCTTGAGACGGAAAAACAGAAAGCTGATGAATTTGAAAAGAAATATAATGAAATCCAAGTTTCGAGTGAAGAAAAGACTCACAAATTAGAAGACACAGAGAAGAAGGTTCGTCAGCTCCAAGAATCACTACACAG GCTGGAAGAGAAGATTCATAATTTAGAATCAGAGAATCAAGTTCTACGTCAACAAGCTCTGTCCATGTCTCCTAACAAGTTCCTCTCAGGCCGCTCCAGATCAATTATGCAG AGAGTTGAGAGTGGACATATTGCAGTGGAGTCTAAGCCATCTTTG GAGATGCATAGTCCATCAATGAACCACAGAGAATCCTCTGAAATGGAGGATAAGCCACAGAAGTCATTGAATGAGAAACAGCAAGAGAATCAAGAGTTGCTCATTAGATGCGTTGCACAACATTTAGGCTTTGCTGGAAATAGACCAATTGCAGCCTGTATCATATACAAATGCCTATTGCATTGGAGATCGTTTGAAGTTGAGCGTACCAGTGTTTTCGATCGCATAATCCAAACTATTGGGCATGCAATTGAG ACACAGGAGAACAATGATGTCTTGGCTTATTGGTTATCCAATGCTTCTACGCTTCTCTTGTTACTCCAGCGCACCCTTAAAGCGAGTGGTGCAGCTGGAATGGCTCCTCAACGCCGTCGTTCTTCATCAGCAACTCTTTTTGGAAGGATGACACAA AGTTTCCGTGGAGCACCGGGGGGAGTGAACCTTTCCCTCATCAATGGTGGCATGAATGGTGGAGTGGATGCATTAAGACAAGTTGAAGCCAAGTACCCAGCTTTGCTTTTCAAACAGCAGCTTACAGCTTATGTGGAAAAGATATATGGAATGATCAGAGATAATTTGAAGAAAGAAATTTCTCCTTTGCTTGGATTGTGCATTCAG GCACCAAGAACATCCAGAGCAAGCTTGGTTAAGGGATCATCACGTTCAGTTGCAAACACCGAAGCCCAGAAAGCCTTGATTGCACATTGGCAAGGGATAGTTAAGAGCCTTGGAAACTTCTTAAATACTCTAAAAGCAAATCAT GTTCCTCCATTCTTGGTTCGTAAGGTGTTCACCCAAATTTTTTCATTCATTAACGTCCAACTTTTCAACAG TCTTCTCTTAAGACGAGAGTGCTGCTCATTTAGCAACGGAGAATATGTGAAAGCTGGTTTGGCTGAATTGGAGCATTGGTGTTATAAAGCAACAGATGAG TATGCAGGCTCAGCTTGGGATGAACTCAAACATATAAGACAGGCTATAGGATTTCTg GTCATACATCAAAAACCAAAGAAAACGCTGGATGAAATAAGTCATGACCTATGTCCT GTACTTAGTATACAACAGTTATATCGAATAAGTACTATGTACTGGGATGACAAGTATGGCACACACAGTGTGTCCCCTGAT GTCATATCCAATATGAGAGTGTTGATGACTGAAGATTCAAATAATGCCGTTAGTAATTCATTCCTGTTGGATGATGATTCAAG CATTCCATTTTCTGTTGATGACATATCAAAGTCGATGGAACAGATGGATATATCTGATATAGAGCCCCCACCATTAATCCGTGAGAATTCTGGCTTTAGCTTCTTGTTGCCACGCGCAGACTGA
- the LOC107645795 gene encoding F-box protein At5g03970 (The sequence of the model RefSeq protein was modified relative to this genomic sequence to represent the inferred CDS: added 5 bases not found in genome assembly), with amino-acid sequence MGMEMDKKSCNSVYAVLNCDDILHDILLRLPPSTVHKLILVSKRWLRVVSSSSFRRCYLRKWGQDFRLLGFFVCNFLYLGRPRDGYRRPNWEPALPFLSTCEEGDDFKLSGILKQLGYFIDCSNGIILSGRHPKTYFVYNTMTKKKYQLPEPQQFYKTLCMALIVEESFDDDLCYKVIRAKCECKLRERNTVSIETYSSKTGKWKQSTLMCSTSFALRPRTVGMVVGGVVHWFAMWGKIAVYDPRLGDRYIALVKLPSGTLSHEYEECVLGESSDGLLQYGQSSNLGLEIWVLEKESDNPSLYCNCTRLKYKWVQRWKLNFKVIWKKNPPLSTQSKEAQILSFLPRNSRTVFIRSGSSIFLCDLGNKMVEPVNYQGRGAAISWESSKVVPCFLPAWPVSSLSE; translated from the coding sequence ATGGGAATGGAAATGGATAAGAAGAGTTGCAATAGCGTTTATGCTGTGCTCAACTGTGATGACATCTTGCATGATATATTGCTTCGTTTGCCGCCGTCAACTGTTCACAAACTCATTCTTGTATCAAAAAGATGGCTGCGTGTGGTAAGCAGTTCTTCATTTCGCCGTTGCTACTTGAGGAAGTGGGGACAGGATTTTCGACTTCTGGGTTTCTTTGTATGCAACTTTTTGTATCTTGGAAGACCCCGAGATGGCTACCGTCGCCCTAACTGGGAGCCCGCCCTGCCGTTCTTATCCACATGTGAAGAGGGTGATGATTTCAAGCTTTCTGGAATCCTCAAACAACTTGGCTACTTCATTGATTGTTCCAATGGCATTATTCTTTCCGGTCGCCATCCAAAGACATATTTTGTGTATAATACCATGACCAAGAAGAAATATCAACTCCCGGAACCCCAGCAGTTCTACAAAACTCTGTGCATGGCATTGATTGTTGAGGAATCCTTTGATGATGACCTCTGTTACAAGGTGATCCGTGCTAAGTGTGAATGCAAACTTAGGGAACGCAACACTGTTTCCATCGAAACTTACTCGTCAAAAACAGGAAAATGGAAGCAATCCACTTTGATGTGCTCTACATCTTTTGCACTGCGCCCAAGGACAgttggtatggtggttggtgGGGTTGTACACTGGTTTGCAATGTGGGGAAAAATTGCTGTTTATGATCCACGTCTTGGCGACAGGTATATAGCATTGGTTAAACTACCATCGGGTACTTTATCACATGAATACGAAGAATGTGTTCTTGGGGAGTCTTCTGATGGTCTTTTGCAATATGGTCAGAGCAGTAACTTGGGTCTGGAGATATGGGTACTGGAGAAGGAAAGTGACAACCCTTCCCTTTACTGCAACTGCACTCGGCTGAAGTATAAGTGGGTTCAAAGGTGGAAACTAAATTTCAAAGTGATATGGAAGAAGAATCCACCTTTGAGTACACAGTCTAAAGAAGCTCAGATACTATCATTTCTTCCTCGGAATTCTAGAACTGTCTTCATCAGATCCGGGTCGAGCATTTTTCTATGTGATTTGGGGAACAAAATGGTAGAACCAGTAAACTACCAAGGTCGTGGAGCTGCCATTTCATGGGAATCAAGCAAAGTAGTTCCTTGCTTTCTACCAGCTTGGCCAGTATCTTCTTTATCTG